Proteins encoded in a region of the Solanum dulcamara chromosome 9, daSolDulc1.2, whole genome shotgun sequence genome:
- the LOC129903347 gene encoding GDSL esterase/lipase At1g71691-like: MGDELRVFTWTIFVVFLFVNVATCQDALAPEVGDGRRTGLVPAMFIFGDSLIDNGNNNNLPSFAKANYFPYGIDFDGGPTGRFSNGYTMVDEIAELLGLPLIPAHSQASGDQMRFGVNYASAAAGILDNTGRNFVGRIPFNQQIKNFENTLDEITDNLGAPDVAQALAKCIFFVGMGSNDYLNNYLMPNYDTKNRYNAQQYANLLVQQYTQQLTRLYNLGGRKFVIGGVGLMGCIPSILAQSNSNVCSEEVNQLILPFTNNVKSMLSNLNVNLPGTKFIYIDIKNMFQDLLANYRRYGFSVINRGCCGIGRNRGQITCLPMQTPCPNRDQYIFWDAFHPTEAVNILFARKAFNGGPDVVYPINIQNLASL, translated from the exons ATGGGTGATGAGCTTAGGGTATTTACTTGGACAATATTTGTGGTATTTTTGTTTGTGAATGTTGCAACTTGTCAAGATGCATTGGCACCAGAAGTTGGAGATGGAAGAAGGACGGGTTTGGTTCCTGCCATGTTTATATTTGGAGACTCTTTAATTGACAATGGCAATAATAATAACTTGCCATCATTTGCAAAGGCCAACTATTTCCCTTATGGGATTGATTTTGATGGTGGCCCTACTGGTCGTTTCTCCAATGGTTACACCATGGTTGATGAAATTG CTGAACTACTAGGACTGCCACTCATTCCAGCACACTCACAAGCTTCAGGAGATCAAATGCGCTTTGGAGTCAACTATGCCTCTGCTGCTGCTGGAATTCTTGATAATACTGGCAGGAACTTT GTTGGACGCATTCCATTCAATCAACAAATAAAAAACTTTGAGAATACACTTGATGAAATAACAGACAATCTTGGTGCACCGGATGTGGCACAGGCATTAGCAAAATGCATCTTCTTTGTAGGAATGGGAAGTAATGACTACCTCAACAATTACCTTATGCCTAATTACGACACTAAGAATCGCTATAATGCTCAACAATATGCCAATCTCTTGGTTCAGCAGTATACACAACAGCTTact AGATTGTATAATCTTGGAGGAAGAAAATTCGTGATTGGTGGAGTAGGACTAATGGGTTGCATTCCAAGCATTCTTGCACAAAGTAATAGTAATGTATGCTCAGAAGAAGTGAATCAGCTTATTCTTCCATTCACTAATAATGTTAAGTCAATGCTTAGCAACTTAAATGTCAATCTTCCTGGTACCAAATTCATCTACATTGACATTAAGAACATGTTCCAAGATCTCCTTGCCAATTACAGACGATATG GATTTAGCGTGATAAATAGAGGGTGCTGTGGGATAGGGAGAAACAGAGGACAAATTACATGTCTGCCAATGCAAACACCATGTCCAAATAGGGATCAATACATATTTTGGGATGCCTTTCACCCAACAGAGGCAGTCAACATCCTGTTTGCAAGGAAAGCTTTTAATGGTGGTCCTGATGTTGTTTATCCCATCAACATCCAGAACCTTGCCAGCCTTTAA